The sequence TCTAAAACATATTGATGTGGAAATTCCCCTGGGAATGTTTGTGTGTGTGACGGGGGTTTCTGGGTCAGGAAAATCCACTTTGATCAATGAATTATTGCATCCAGCCCTGGCGCATTATTTCGGTCATAAAATCCCATTTCCCAAGGAACTCAAAGCGATTCACGGGTTAGATGCCCTGGATAAAGTGATTGTGATTGACCAATCCCCGATTGGACGTACCCCCCGTTCCAATCCCGCCACCTATACGGGGGCATTTGATGCAATTCGTGCCCTATTTGCAGAAACTCCGGGAGCAAAAGCCAGGGGCTACAAAGCAGGACATTTTTCCTTCAATGTCAAGGGGGGACGCTGTGAAGCCTGTGGGGGGCAAGGGGTAAATGTAATTGAAATGAACTTCCTGCCCAATGTGTATGTGCAGTGCGATGTGTGCCAGGGCAAACGCTACAGTCGGGAAACCTTAGAAGTGAAATATAAAGGCAAATCCATTGCCGATGTATTGGATATGACGGTGGAGGAAGCCTGCGGTTTTTTTGATGCCATTCCTCAGGCGGTGAGTCGGTTACAAACCTTAGTAGATGTGGGCTTGGGTTATATTCGGTTGGGGCAGACAGCGCCCACGTTATCGGGGGGAGAAGCCCAGCGCATTAAACTGGCTACGGAATTATCCCGCCGTGCCACTGGTAAAACCCTATATTTGATTGATGAACCTACGACGGGGTTATCTTTTTATGATGTGCATCGGTTGTTAGATATTATTCAGCGATTGGTGGATAAAGGGAATACGGTTTTGGTGATTGAACATAATTTGGATGTGATTCGTTGTTGTGATTGGGTAATTGATTTAGGACCAGAGGGAGGACAGCGGGGGGGGCAAATTGTCGCTGTGGGCACCCCCGAACAGGTGGCGAACCACCCCCATTCCCACACGGGGCGTTACCTCAAAACCGTGTTGGCGCAACATCCGCCCCTGGAATTAACCGCAAATGCGCCCGCATAGGGGATAATAAAACCCTAGTGAACCCCAAGCCACTTCTATGGATTTGAAAACCCTGATCCGGGACATTCCCGATTTTCCCCAACCGGGCATTTTGTTCCGGGACATCACGACCCTGTTGGCGGACCCCCAGGGGTTGCGGTTCACGATTGATGAATTGGCACGCCGGTTCCAGGGTCAGGGGATTGATATGGTGGTGGGGCCGGAATCCCGAGGCTTTATCTTTGGGGTGCCCTTAGCCTACACCCTGGGCTGTGGGTTTGTGCCGGTGCGGAAACCGGGGAAACTGCCAGGGCCGGTGCATCAACGGGAATATGCCCTGGAGTACGGCACGGACCGCCTGGAAATTCACCAAGACGGCATCCAGCCCAACCAACGGGTACTGGTGGTGGATGACCTGCTGGCTACCGGCGGGACGGCACGGGCGGTGGCGGAATTGGTGCATCAGGCGCAGGGGGAACTGGTGGGATTTGGTTTTATCATCGAGTTAGCCGGATTGGGTGGACGCAAACAACTGCCCCCGGCTCCGGTGGAAACCCTGATTATTTATGAATAGATTTATAGTCATTTCAAGTAAGTTGGATATATTCCCTAAAACCAAGTACGGGGGCGGTATTCCTGGAACCCTTACCTTAAACTGAATTGGAATTTCGATATTTTAAGGACGTAACCAAAACTAAATATATGGGCACTTCTAAAAATAGGTTGCAGGGGCGTAACCCCCGTCAAAGAAGCACCTGCGGTGTATGGTTCTCGATAGCCTGCGCGGCCTAGCCATTAGTATGGAGATTTCGACGAGATAACCTTCAATGGGTGCAATGAAAGTTGAGAATTTCAATTTACAGCCAGATTTTAGCTTTTGATAAACTTATTATTCTCACAAATCATCCGAGATTGCTAGATAACCTGACGAAAATAAGGTATCCCCAGGGGAAATCCGTAGTCCCATCGCCCCCAAATTAGAGATCACTGGGGTTGCTAAGTCATAGTCATTACGAGTATGATTAAGACAGTCACGATAAGCGGAGGTGCGGGATGCGGATCATGGAATTGCCTTTAGCCCAGATTCGGCGACCATTGCCCCGGCGGACTGACCCGGAGAAGGTGGCGCAGTTGATGGCTTCCATCGCCGCCATTGGTCAACAGGAGCCGATTGAGGTGCTGGAGGTGGATGGTTTGTACTACGGGTTTTCCGGGTGTCATCGTTACGAAGCGATGCAACGGCTGGAACGTCCGACCATTCGCTGTCGGGTGCGGCGGGCGACCCCGGAGGTATTGCGGCTTCACCTAGCCTGATACCATCGAGAAGTAAGCTCGCCGGTGTGTCATTGCGTCCATTGCCCAGCGTCTATCGTGTGTTCGTTGTGTGTTGATTGTACGTTCATTGTGTTGCTTATTTAGGAGTACCCAAATCATGCCTACCCAAGTGAAACCGACGTTGTACCCGACCCGGTTGGATTTATCCCCGGAGGTGCGGGAGCAGGTGATTGCGATTTTGAACCAAGCCCTGGCGAATACCTTTGACCTATATAGCCAGACCAAACAAGCCCATTGGAATGTGAAAGGGTCGGATTTTTATGCCCTGCACGAATTGTTTGATGCCATGAGCGGGGAATTGCTCGCCTATGTGGATGATTTGGCGGAGCGGGTGACGGCGTTGGCTGGGGTTGCCCTGGGGACGCTACGGACGGCGGCGCAGGCATCGGATTTGCCCGAATATCCCCTGGAGGCGGTCACGGGTAAAGACCATCTGATTGCCCTGGCGGACCGCTATGCCCAGTACGCCAAGTTTGTCCGGCAGGCAATTGACCAGACCTCTGCCCTGGGGGATGCGGATACGGCGGATTTATTCACCGGCATTTCCCGCACGGCGGACAAGCGGCTCTGGTTTTTGGAAGCCCACTTGCACGGTTAAATTCTGCTAAATTCAGCCAGCGGGTTATCCGGGATGGGTAGCCCGTGGTTGGGTGGTGATGCCATTAAGCGTTATAAAAAAAATAACCTTTCTAGGCAAAAACCACCATGACACGAATCATCGCCTGGGTATTGGCGTTTCTCCTCACCTGGGGCGGGTGTAGCCAACCCGGTTGGGCGGGATTACAGGATGACCGCTTTGATGGCAATATCTTTGCCTTGTATGCGGGGAATGGTTCGCTGGTGCCCCCCCGGGTCAGTCTCAGGGAGGCATTAGCCGTGCCGGAACGTCCCGCCATGTTGGTCTATTACCTGGATGACAGCCGGGATTGTAAGGTATTTGCCAGTACCGTGTCCCAGGTGCAACGCTTTTATGGGCGGGCGATTGATATTATTCCCATCAGTGTGGATAGCCTGGTGCCGACGGACGACCCTGACCCCACCAACCCCATGCGTTACTATCGGGGGCGGGTGCCGCAGGTGGTACTCCTGGGGGGAAAAGACGGGGAAAACCATATCATTTTGGATGAAATCGGGCAAGTTTCCTTAAATCATTTGGATGAGGTGTTAGCCAATTGGTTTGGGATCACGCCCCGCCAACCTGTGCAGGTATCGCCTCAGCAATTTAATGAAGTGAATGTGGAGTTGGCACCGTCCCCAAGTCATCCTAATTGAGGTGTGAAAACTGGTCACAGGGGTACTGTACCCGTGCTTAGTTCAGCGGAATTTTCGTACATCCATCCAGTATGATTGCCATAGAATCAATCAATGAAGGGGTGGAGGAAGGCGGATGAATTTTATCCGTATTTGGGCGATCAGCAAGCACGTCTTTTTAGAACTTCTGCGGGAACGACTGCTCTATCTAGCCGGGTTGTATGCGATTGGCTTAGTGGCGGGAGGTGCCCTGATTACCGAAGTGGCGGCGGCAACGGAAAATAAAATCATCACCGATTTTGGTCTCGCCATGATGCTGATTTTTGGGTTGGTGATTGTGATTTTTACCACCCCGAATCTATTAGCACGAGAGGTGGAAAAACGCACGATTTTTATTGTGATTGCCAAACCGATTAGCCGTCTGGAATTGGTGGTGGGAAAACACCTGGGTTTATTGGGGGCATTAACCCTATTACTCGTGGTCATGGCGGGACTGTATTTGGGTTATTTATCAATTCTCAAAATTACCTATCCTTTGGTTCCTGTCCTTACCGCCATCGGGTTTATGTTGATTGAATTTGCTTTGTTAACAGCGGCGGCTTTACTTTTTAGTATTTTTACCAGTCCCTTGATTGCTATTTTTCTCACCCTTGCCACGTTTTTTATTGGTCACTTGAGTTCGGATGTGATTACCTTGGGGCGAGTGATTCGCAACCCCCAATTGTTAGCAGTATTAAAGGGCTTTTTTCTGGTCGTGCCTGACCTGTCCCGGTTGGATTTGAAAAATACAGCAGTTTATGGGCTATTACCCTCTGCGGGGGTTTTGGTTGCCAGTGTGGTGTATGGCATTTTATATACCGTATTTCTATTGGCGTTAACCGTATTTATTTTTGCCCGGCGGGAGTTTTAGTCTGCCCCTGAGAATTTGTTAACTTGAGGATAGTTCTATGGATTGGAACCAACTGAAAATGACCCCAACGAAATACTGATGTTACAAAAGACTGGGGACACAACTGATTTTTCGAGTTATCCTAGTTAATAAAACTAAAACCTGTTCCCCACCCACCATGCAAGATCAAAATCAGGCTAACCGACGCTTTTTGGTAAATATGAGCCTCAGAAGAGTTCAACCCGGTGCAGGTAGTAGCGTAGAACATTTCACAAAACGCAACTGGAGGTTACCCGTGAGCGATATTAATGATATTTTTAGAACCACACCCTTTGTGGTTTGCGGCGGGGTAGCGACTAGAGCCTACTCTGCGGAAAGGGAAACCGAAGATTTAGATGTACTAATTAGAAAATCCCAAGCAGATTTGGCATACCAGGAACTAGAGGCGGCGGGTTCTTCCTATGTGGGAGAATTATCAGTGCCAGGGAGCCATTGGATATTACCTGATCAAACGAACCTAGATGTATTAGAATCCAATAGTGAATGGGCAGACGAGGCAATTCGCAATCCGAACCGCAATAATCCTTTCAACTTACCAATTATGCCCTTACCCTATTTAGTACTCATGAAATTACAAGCATCCCGAACGATTGACCTGGCAGATATTAGCAGAATGATGGGGCAGGCAGACGAAGTAACCCGCAATGAAACCAGGCAACTCGTAAAAAAATATTTGCCTTCCGCTTCTGAGGATTTAGAGGGTTTGATTTACCTGGGACAACTAGAACTACAGCAACCATCAAAAAGAACTTCATCTTATCGGGAAGTAAACAGACAGGACGACATGAGTAAAGGCGAACATCAGACTGAGAACCGTAGCCATCCCATCTAAATTATGCGTAGAAATTCTGGGGAATTCAATCATGCCCCTGCGACGATAATCCCTATAATTTGTAACCTGTGGAACATCCTAATTTTTAACCATGTCTTTGTGGTAATCACTCACTGATGGGTGATAAGCTCAATCTGTTTTTTACGAGGGGGGAATATGAATATCAATTGGTCAGTGGTGGCAGTGGTTTTGGCACTGGGGGGTACGGCGGTAGCGGCTCCTAAAACCTTCAGCTATGGGTGCGGCACGGGCTGTGGGATAGAAGCTCGTTTGGTTGGGTCGGTGGAAATGGTCGCCGATGGCATTAAACGGGGGGCGTTTCAGCAACAAATGTTCACCAACGGCAAAAAATCCGGTGCGCCCCAACCGGTCTATGCCTGGGCACTATGTTTCGACAAAAAAGTGGCGTTTAGCCCCAGCCAAGACTTCACCAGTGGCAAGGGCTGGCAACCCCTCAACCAAAAAGACTGGTCGGCGAACTACACCACCGCCGCTGGGGGCATGGGCTATGACTACGATGTCCTATGCGGTCGGTAGAGTATCTCCGATAATATTGTTAGTACAGTATGCCGCCAGGATAATTTCCGTGGTGTGACCCCAGGCGATATTGCCCTGGGCATCCAAACCGATGGCTCCCAAATCCCGTCCCCGTTGGTCACATTCTGCCAAGGAGCGTTCAAATGCCTCGGCTAAGGTCATGCCATCGGTAACCCGTACCACAATCCGGGCGGCGAGACATTCATTGATAATATCTTCCCCAATCCCCGTACAACTAATGGCGGCACAATCATTGGCGTAGGTGCCCGCAGGCATGGCGGAATCGCTCACCCGCCCGATCCGTTCCCCCCCTTTGCCCCCGGTGGATGTACCCGCCGCCAGATGCCCCTGGATGTCCCGCACCACCACCCCAATTGTGCCCATCTCGCTGACCAAATTCATCAACGCCCCGTCTTTGCATTCGTTCACCCATTCCTGCAGGCGTTGGGGGGTAATGGGATTGTACAGCGGGATATGCAGTTCCCTTGCCAGTTCTACGGTGCCCACATCGGCGATCACCCGGTCGTTTTGGGTTTGCAAAAATTGCGCCAAGGTAATCGGATGCTGTACCCGTTGGGCATTGATCACGCCGCTAAAGGTTTGGGTATGCCCGTCCATCAAAGCGGCACTCAGGCGCACCTGCCCATCCGATTGCAAAACCGCCCCTGTCCCGGCGTTGAATTGGGGGTCATCTTCCAGCATTTGACAACCCCTGACCACCGCCTCTAGGGCAGGCATTCCCTGGGTTAAATGCTCATAAATTTTGTGAACAATGTGATGCAGGGATTCCCGCAGGGGTGAAACGGCTCCTTTACTTTTGAGGGTGGCACCTGCCCCCCCATGAATGATCACCTGCGGACCAGGGGCACTGGGTTGACTGCCAAGGCGGTAGGACACGGCATATCCCGGAAACGGCATAGTTCTTTTGTACCATGTTCCCCGCCGGACTCCACAAAGGCGAACCTATCGGCTACACTGACTGGTATTAAGTGAATACCCTGGGGATAATACTGGCAAAAATGGAACGTTTTGTGGATGCGGAAACCAACCCCATTCAACCCCTATGGATGACGGCTCTTTCCACCCAGGTCTCCCTAGAACGGGCGATTCAGGAAGTGACGGCACAGGTGCAGAGCGTGCGCCCGGTGGATTTAGCCTTTTTGTTTATTAGCGAAAGTTTCACCAGTGAGTATTCCCGGCTTTTGCCCCTCTTGCATGAATATCTGCCGGTGCGATGCTTGGTCGGCTGTGGGGGGAATGGCATTATCGGTTCCCTGCCCAATGGGGTGGCACGGGAGGTGGAGGGGAAGCCCGCCCTGTCCTTGACCGTTGCCCGTCTGCCGGGGGTGCAGGTACAACCTTTGGTTTTATCGCCCAAGGATTTACCGGATTTGGATAGCCCGCCCCAGGCTTGGGTGGATTTGATTGGCGTTGACCCCGCCCAGGAACCCCATTTTATCCTGTTGGCTGACCCGGCGACGAGCCAAATTACGGATGTGCTCCAGGGTTTGGACTACGCATACCCCCGCAGTGTCAAGGCGGGCGGTCTGGTGGGGGATGGGTTATTTTGCCAGCAGGAATGGGTGCGCCAGGGGGTGGTGGGGGTGGCGGTGGCTGGTCTGCGGGCGGAGGCGATTGTGGCGCAGGGGTGCCGTCCAATTGGGGAGCCGTACCGGGTGACCCGGGGGGAACGGAATATCATCCTGGGTTTAGAAGACCGTACGCCCCTACAGGTTTTGCAAAATCTGATCCAAAATCTGGATGATAAGGATCGGGAACTGGCGCAATCCGGTTTGCATATTGGGGTGGTGGGGGATGAATTTAAGCAGGAACTCACCCAGACAGATTTTTTGATTCGCAATTTATTGGGGATTGACCCCCGGCATGGGGCGATTGCCATTGGGGACCGGGTACGCCCCGGCCAGCGGGTGCAGTTTCATCTGCGGGATGCCCAGACCTCGACGGCGGATTTGCAACAACTCCTGGAAAATCATGTGCGGCACCATCCCGAACCACCCCTGGGGGCGTTGATGTTCGCCTGTTTGGGGCGGGGGGAACACCTCTACGGTCGCCCGGATGTGGATTCCCACCTATTCCAGAGCTATCTGCCGGGGACGGCGCTGGCGGGGTGCTTTTGTAATGGGGAGATTGGCCCGGTGGGGGATACCACCTACCTGCACGGCTATACTTCAGTCTTTGTGCTGTGGTATGCGGGGGAACCGTGATCAACCAGCTGTTGGACGGGCGGTATCGGATCATTGAAACCCTGGCGGCGGGGGGGTTTGGCAAAACCTTTGTGGCCCAGGATACCAAACGTCCGGGCCAACCCCAATGCGTGGTGAAGATGCTCCACGGTAGCCACAATCAACAGACGATGGAGGTTGCCCGCCGGTTATTTTATAAGGAAGCGGAAACCCTAGAGAAATTGCGCCATCCCCAAATTCCCCAGTTGTTGGCTTTTTTTGAGCAAAATCAAGAGTTTTATTTGGTGGAAGAATTCGTCCCCGGTCATACCCTGGCGCAGGAATTGGTGCCCGGGCGGGTGTTCAGCGAGGGGTGGGTGTTGACCTTTCTCACGGATGTCCTGCAAATTCTGCAATTTATCCACAATCACGGGGTGATCCACCGGGATTTGAAACCCAGCAATTTGATCCGCCGCCAGGGGGACGGCAACCTGGTGTTGATCGATTTTGGGGCGGTGAAGCATTTGCAAATCGAAGGGGAAACCCCGAAAGAAGCCAGCCATACGGTGGGAATCGGCACCCAAGGCTATATGCCCACGGAGCAATCCAGCGGCAAACCCCGCTTTAGCAGTGACCTCTACGCCCTGGGGATGATGGCCATTCAGGCGTTGACAGGGGTGCATCCCCGGGACTTGCCCGAAGACGTGGACACGGGGGAAATCCTCTGGCAAGACCGAGCCACCGTGAGTCCCGCATTGGCGCAGATTCTCTCCAAAATGGTGCGCTACCACTTCAGCCAACGCTACCAACGGGCGGAGGAAGTGTTTCAGGATTTGCAACCCCTCTTGGCGGGTTTACCCCAACTGGCGACTAGCTCCACCCCGGCAGGGGTAAATCTGGCACTGCGGGTAGCGGAACCCACCTACCGGGAAGCCCAACCCCACGCCCCCACCACCCCCTTTGAAATTGAGCCGACCACCCCTGCTTCCCAGGTCGCTCGCCCGGCGGATCAAGCGGATCAAACCGTACCAGCGGCAACCCCAACCCTTGGTGAGGGCACTGCCAAAATCGGGGATATAGACCGGACGGAACCCGCCCCCCTGGGGACTCCCACAGTCATGATGCCCACACCCCAGCCTGCCACCGCCAACCCATTACCTAGTTCGACCCCATCCCCGTCCAAGCCACTCCCCTGGGTAGCTGGAGGAATTGCGGCCCTAGTGGTATTGGGGGCAGGAGGTTGGTTCGGCTGGCAACAACTGGCACCCAAACCCACGCCTGCGGCCTTGACCACCGCCCGTACCCTGGTCACCCAAGCCAGCCAAAGCACTGCCCAAGCCAAAACCCTGGAGGAACTGCAAACCGCCAAAGCCCAATGGCAAAAAGTATTGGCCGAACTGGATACCATCAGCAATCCCGGTGCCGCCGCCAGCGAAATCGCACAACTCAAAGCCCAATGCCAGCAGGAAATCGCCCAACTGGAAACCCGCATCAAAGACTGTAGCACCGTACTTTGGGGGGAATGTCCCTAAAAAAAGAGCCGGATTCCCTCCAGAACCGGCCAAACGTCACCAAGATTTCTCAGAGTTGGACAATCCCAGTTCAGCCTCAGCCTTCGCTTCCAGCTAACTGAAATCTGCCTATCTCCATATTAAGTAACAATTGCTACCCCCGATTCATTTATAAAACTTTACATTTAATGGATGGGGAAATGATAAAAAAATCTTTTCAGTCAACCCATCCCCCAGCCGGTCGCCCGCCCATGCACCGAGGTAACGGGGGTGAATCCAGTCCCCTGCCGGTCGGAAGTTTTGCCCCAGATCAAGCCTTAGCTCTAAAAACCTGAAACATTGGTCACCAGGGCGTAGTTTATGGGCACTTCTCAAGAGCGGTCGCAGAGGTGTAGCCCCGGTTTTTGGTTCTGGGGAATTTCTGTATGCCTATGGCACGCAAGTGAACGTTAATCGCATCGGATTGTTGTCACTGGCAGAAGCTATTCGCTTTTTTGTCCACAGAAGATAGCATCAATATTAAGGGCACCTCTATAAATTCAAATTCAAAGTTAGCGGTCGCAGGGGGGCACCCCCGCCCTTGGTTCTGGACTAATATAGGCATTCCCACGCTGGGATTGATGATTGATTCAAATCAATAGAGGTTCCCTAAATTCAAAGTTAGCGGTCGCAGGGGGGCACCCCCGCCCTTGGTTCTGGACTAATATAGGCATTCCCACGCTGGGATTGATGATTGGTTCAAATCAATAGAGGTTCCCTTAATTTAGTAAAGAAACAGGCTGTAAACAGTTTATTGAAGCAGTTCTCTGGCTGGCACATCCCTCCTTAATCTCATCGTTATGTCCAATCCCCAAAAGCAGAAATTTACCAACGGCGGCATGGTATCCTGGGAATTAGCAAGAGGGGGTAATGATCATGGCTCGTGTTCCTTGGCTACTCGGCTTAAATACCTTGGGTTTGGTACTTGCCCTGCCGGTATTGGCGCAAACGGCGGCTGGGGGCGGTGGTGTCAGTGTGACGGGGGTATTGACCCTGGCTTTTTTAACCCTGTTTATCCTGGTGATGTTGCTGGTCGTCCTGAGCCAGATCATTTATATTTGTAATCCCAATGAAATTTTGATTTTTTCCGGGCGGGAACACCGGTTGAGTAGTGGTCAAAAAGTTGGGTACCGGGTGGTATTTGGGGGAGCCTCGATTCGGATTCCCATTATCGAAAGTGTGGACCGGATGGATTTGACCACGATGCCGGTGCAGGTGGAGGTCAAAAACGCCTATTCAGCAGGCGGAATCCCCCTCCAAATTCAAGCGATTGCCAACATCAAAGTTTCCAGTGCCCCAGCGGTGGTGGGGAATGCGATTGAGCGGTTTTTAGGTCGCAAGCGAGAAGAAATTATCCGGGTCGCCAAAGAAACTTTAGAAGGCAATTTACGGGGGGTGGTGGCAACCCTAACCCCAGAGCAGGTGAATGAGGATCGTCTGCAATTTGCCGACCGCATTTCCCAATATGTAGAACGGGATTTGTCTAAGTTGGGTTTGCAATTGGACACCCTGAAAATCCAGAGTGTTTCCGATGAAGTGGATTATCTCAATTCCATTGGACGGCGACAAATTGCCAACATGATTCGGGATGCCAAAATTGCCGAATCCAATGCGGAACGGGAAGCAGAATCCGCCGCCGCTGAGAGTCGTCGTGCCGCTGAAGTTGCCCAAAAGGAAGCGCAAGCCGCCATTCAACAAAAGCAAAACGAACTCCGCAAGATGCAGGCGGAACTAGAATTGCAGGCACGCTCGGAGGAGGAACGCACGGAAGCGGTCGCCCAGGAAACCCGAGCCAAGGCGGAACAGGAACTGCAAACGGTACGGGCGGAATTGGAGCGGTTGCGGTTGGAAGCGGATGTGGTACTCCCGGCGCAAGCCCGACGGCAGGCACAGGAATTGTTAGCCCGGGCGGAGGCGGCTCCCCTAGCGGCGAATGCCAGAGCCACGGCGGCTGTGACGGATATGCTCAATGACCTGTGGCAAACCTATGGTCAGGATGCCAGTGCCATCTTATTAATTCAACAACTGGAAATGCTGTTGGCTACGGCGGCGCAGGTGCCCCAAAAGCTAAGTCTCGGTCAGATCAATGTGATTGACACCGGGGATGGGCGGGCATTGTCAACCCTGATGCGGGCGTATCCCGAGATGATCCAACAGTTCCTCAACCAGGCGGATCAGGTTTTGGGATTGAATTTAGCGGGCACCCTACACACCCCCGGAGCGAGCCAACCCCAAGGCGACCACCAACAGCAAACAGCCCACGAAGGTTAATCCCAACAGCAATAGGGCGAACAATTCCCCCGGCGAAAGGGGGCGCTCCGTCGGGTCAAGGTAGGCGGAATACATCTGCTGAATTTGTTGCAAGGTCGGCGCTGGGGGCAGGGTACTTTGCCACAATTGCTGGTCATAATCCGCCCGTTGTTGGGGTGAAATCAAGACCGTGTATGCTGTATTGATCTGATGGAATTTTTCCTGGGCAACCGCTATGGGTAGGGTGGTGGTATCCGGGTGATAACGTTTGCTCAACTCCCGATAGGCACGGCGAATGGTCTCCCCACTGGCAAAACGGGATACCCCCAGAATTTCGTAGTAGTTTGGCTTCGAGGTACCGACCATCCCTATTCCCCAGCGTCACCAGGATCACATTTACTAATGTATTGTATTTAACCTATCGCTATGGCTATGGCAATCCCAGACCCTATTATGAGACTAACAAGAGGATGAGAACCAGGGCGGGGCGGTGCCCTGCGACCCTTGACTTTCTAGGTATTAAATTTTTGCTCACAATTCAAGCGTGATTTTTGTATGGCAATCCCAGACCCTATTATGGGATTAACAAGAGGATGAGAACCAGGGCGGGGCGGTGCCCTGCGACCTTTGACTTTTTAAGTATTAAATTTTTGCTCACAATTCAAGCGTGATTTTTGTATGGCAATCCCAGAACCTATTATGGGATGAACAAGAAGATGAGAACCAGGGCGGGGCGGTGCCCTGCGACCCTTGACTTTCTAGGTATTAAATTTTTGCTCACAATTCAAGCGTGATTTTTGTATGGCAATCCCAGAGCCTATTATGGGACTAACAAGAGGATGAGAACCAGGGCGGGGCGGTGCCCTGCGACCCCTATTCCATTCTTATTTAGGCTTCCCGTACCATACTCCTTGCCAGTTGTGAACATTAACGCTTCTCTATTTTCAGCCATGCAAAAACTTGTTCGGCTGTTAGTTCTAAATGAATTTCCTCGAGTACCTGAAGCTGGCAACCCCCCCTACAAACATTAGGTTCTTGTTTTGGTGCAAAAATTAGCACAGAATAATCATCTGGATCAAGCATCCACCCCAACCGACACCCATGTTTTAGGCAATGTA comes from Synechococcus sp. C9 and encodes:
- a CDS encoding sulfiredoxin, which codes for MRIMELPLAQIRRPLPRRTDPEKVAQLMASIAAIGQQEPIEVLEVDGLYYGFSGCHRYEAMQRLERPTIRCRVRRATPEVLRLHLA
- a CDS encoding FIST N-terminal domain-containing protein, with translation MERFVDAETNPIQPLWMTALSTQVSLERAIQEVTAQVQSVRPVDLAFLFISESFTSEYSRLLPLLHEYLPVRCLVGCGGNGIIGSLPNGVAREVEGKPALSLTVARLPGVQVQPLVLSPKDLPDLDSPPQAWVDLIGVDPAQEPHFILLADPATSQITDVLQGLDYAYPRSVKAGGLVGDGLFCQQEWVRQGVVGVAVAGLRAEAIVAQGCRPIGEPYRVTRGERNIILGLEDRTPLQVLQNLIQNLDDKDRELAQSGLHIGVVGDEFKQELTQTDFLIRNLLGIDPRHGAIAIGDRVRPGQRVQFHLRDAQTSTADLQQLLENHVRHHPEPPLGALMFACLGRGEHLYGRPDVDSHLFQSYLPGTALAGCFCNGEIGPVGDTTYLHGYTSVFVLWYAGEP
- a CDS encoding isoaspartyl peptidase/L-asparaginase; protein product: MSYRLGSQPSAPGPQVIIHGGAGATLKSKGAVSPLRESLHHIVHKIYEHLTQGMPALEAVVRGCQMLEDDPQFNAGTGAVLQSDGQVRLSAALMDGHTQTFSGVINAQRVQHPITLAQFLQTQNDRVIADVGTVELARELHIPLYNPITPQRLQEWVNECKDGALMNLVSEMGTIGVVVRDIQGHLAAGTSTGGKGGERIGRVSDSAMPAGTYANDCAAISCTGIGEDIINECLAARIVVRVTDGMTLAEAFERSLAECDQRGRDLGAIGLDAQGNIAWGHTTEIILAAYCTNNIIGDTLPTA
- a CDS encoding thylakoid membrane photosystem I accumulation factor, with the translated sequence MTRIIAWVLAFLLTWGGCSQPGWAGLQDDRFDGNIFALYAGNGSLVPPRVSLREALAVPERPAMLVYYLDDSRDCKVFASTVSQVQRFYGRAIDIIPISVDSLVPTDDPDPTNPMRYYRGRVPQVVLLGGKDGENHIILDEIGQVSLNHLDEVLANWFGITPRQPVQVSPQQFNEVNVELAPSPSHPN
- a CDS encoding serine/threonine-protein kinase, producing the protein MINQLLDGRYRIIETLAAGGFGKTFVAQDTKRPGQPQCVVKMLHGSHNQQTMEVARRLFYKEAETLEKLRHPQIPQLLAFFEQNQEFYLVEEFVPGHTLAQELVPGRVFSEGWVLTFLTDVLQILQFIHNHGVIHRDLKPSNLIRRQGDGNLVLIDFGAVKHLQIEGETPKEASHTVGIGTQGYMPTEQSSGKPRFSSDLYALGMMAIQALTGVHPRDLPEDVDTGEILWQDRATVSPALAQILSKMVRYHFSQRYQRAEEVFQDLQPLLAGLPQLATSSTPAGVNLALRVAEPTYREAQPHAPTTPFEIEPTTPASQVARPADQADQTVPAATPTLGEGTAKIGDIDRTEPAPLGTPTVMMPTPQPATANPLPSSTPSPSKPLPWVAGGIAALVVLGAGGWFGWQQLAPKPTPAALTTARTLVTQASQSTAQAKTLEELQTAKAQWQKVLAELDTISNPGAAASEIAQLKAQCQQEIAQLETRIKDCSTVLWGECP
- a CDS encoding adenine phosphoribosyltransferase, translated to MDLKTLIRDIPDFPQPGILFRDITTLLADPQGLRFTIDELARRFQGQGIDMVVGPESRGFIFGVPLAYTLGCGFVPVRKPGKLPGPVHQREYALEYGTDRLEIHQDGIQPNQRVLVVDDLLATGGTARAVAELVHQAQGELVGFGFIIELAGLGGRKQLPPAPVETLIIYE
- a CDS encoding ABC transporter permease subunit; amino-acid sequence: MNFIRIWAISKHVFLELLRERLLYLAGLYAIGLVAGGALITEVAAATENKIITDFGLAMMLIFGLVIVIFTTPNLLAREVEKRTIFIVIAKPISRLELVVGKHLGLLGALTLLLVVMAGLYLGYLSILKITYPLVPVLTAIGFMLIEFALLTAAALLFSIFTSPLIAIFLTLATFFIGHLSSDVITLGRVIRNPQLLAVLKGFFLVVPDLSRLDLKNTAVYGLLPSAGVLVASVVYGILYTVFLLALTVFIFARREF
- a CDS encoding SPFH domain-containing protein → MARVPWLLGLNTLGLVLALPVLAQTAAGGGGVSVTGVLTLAFLTLFILVMLLVVLSQIIYICNPNEILIFSGREHRLSSGQKVGYRVVFGGASIRIPIIESVDRMDLTTMPVQVEVKNAYSAGGIPLQIQAIANIKVSSAPAVVGNAIERFLGRKREEIIRVAKETLEGNLRGVVATLTPEQVNEDRLQFADRISQYVERDLSKLGLQLDTLKIQSVSDEVDYLNSIGRRQIANMIRDAKIAESNAEREAESAAAESRRAAEVAQKEAQAAIQQKQNELRKMQAELELQARSEEERTEAVAQETRAKAEQELQTVRAELERLRLEADVVLPAQARRQAQELLARAEAAPLAANARATAAVTDMLNDLWQTYGQDASAILLIQQLEMLLATAAQVPQKLSLGQINVIDTGDGRALSTLMRAYPEMIQQFLNQADQVLGLNLAGTLHTPGASQPQGDHQQQTAHEG
- the dps gene encoding DNA starvation/stationary phase protection protein Dps, giving the protein MPTQVKPTLYPTRLDLSPEVREQVIAILNQALANTFDLYSQTKQAHWNVKGSDFYALHELFDAMSGELLAYVDDLAERVTALAGVALGTLRTAAQASDLPEYPLEAVTGKDHLIALADRYAQYAKFVRQAIDQTSALGDADTADLFTGISRTADKRLWFLEAHLHG